In Mangifera indica cultivar Alphonso chromosome 7, CATAS_Mindica_2.1, whole genome shotgun sequence, the genomic window tattacatatttaaattaaagaaaggtTTACCTAACGAAGTAAAAGAACAGCTCATTCCATTATCACTCGTATATAACTCTtctaaactttttatattttgtaaaccTGTATCAAGATAgagttttattactaaataagaaattaaaatatttctatatattatGCTTTgtctgttatttatttatttacttaattattgTTTAGTATTACTTATTTAATCTACATTATTAGGATAGTTTATTATGTGCACAATATAATTGCAattttaatcacatttttaaattattgaagttataacccaaaagtttataaaattaggttttttaaattattggatttaattaattattttattcattttaatctAAAAGCTAGAGTGTAAAGTGTATTAGACATTTTAACACAAACAATcgtctttttaatttatttgtcaaatagacacaattgaatttgattatcacataatcaattatttttataataataatttataattataattcaataatcataGGTATTATTAGGGTAGTAAAAGATttttgcaaataataatatttcaatatttgtcTACTTGTACAATACTACTAAACTATTGGTATAAAATCTTGGTTATGTGAGTGTATTGTCATCTATTTAGCATATGCataatttatcatcaaattttaatgCTTTGCCTTTTAGATGCATTATTCTATATATTCTaactatatttgattttttaagtgTGATATTTATAgcacaaaacacaaaattttatgaatttataaatgCTACATACCTAAACTTGCCAGAGAagtgttgatttgatttgaacttagatccaatattttcaagtttgtcATATTTGCTAAACctgcaaaaaaataaagaaataaataagataaaaaaaagaaaagagtttgaatgccatcaaactcaaaattttaattatttggaagaaaatttaggaaaacCAACCGAATTCTAgtattataaattcattatacTATTTCAACATGTTAAAccataagataaaattaataataataaaactatgtatagaaataatatacataattatgtacacaaatatataaattacttgaaattttaattacttagaaGAGAATTTAGTAAAACTAACctaattcaaaaatcaaaagttcattaTACTGTTTAAAActatatctaaaaaatatgtttaataatatccACAAGTAAAATCCTctaatatcaagattaaatttctatataccaatttaatttgaattttcaactttaaaaatttaaaataaaaactgcTTGATggtaaatgaaaaatattagtaattttatatactGGTTAAAACTTCACATATTTGAACACCAATTTTTAGTAtgattttttctattcttatattataaataaactaattcactataattagaatatatatatatatatatatatatatatatatatatatatatatatatatatatatatatatatatatatatatatatatatatatatatatatatatatatatatatatatatatatacgcacACACACACTTGTTTGTTATTATCACTTATCTTAAATCTAATTAgaaatagaattttattttttaattatcatttatttttagaattttcattgagtagaaaaaataaaattttctaacttaattctaaaatttgaaagctTTTCATAATTACAAAACTTAATTACCTAAAATACCCTACATTATGTgatagatttaaataaaaaatattaaaaggagaattaagtaatttaatacaaaagaaaattgtcatgatttgataataaaattcatatgaaAATGCTTGTATTTAGGTACTTTATTTATTCCTACAATTTGCCTTAATCACAGATGATGTATTTGACTAGCAAAGAAAGCTCGGATAGCTGCAGGTAtttgatatcaatttttattacctttatgcataaaaaaactATACTACTTGCCATtgagaaatataattaattattataaatataaggttataataataaataaaaatactaaaaaattattcaaacagtattagtttaaaaatacaaacacattatctgtattataattactaaaagTTTGGTGTAACTAAATTctattaactgaaaaaaaaaaaaaaagacaacaaCAAACAACAACCCTAAGAATGTTAGTATTAACGTATTAAGAAGAGGTGAGTATTGttataaattctattaattttataattataacttaGATCCAACGTTTTTAAGTTTGTAAGATGAAATCAATACCTGCACCAAGAAAAAagagttagttttttaaattagaaacaaaaataaattaagattaattaattgaatattgtaTACCTTGTTTCACCCATTTGAGACCTTCTCCCAAATTATTGCTTTCAAGATTCAAAGTGGTAAGTGAAGTTATGGTAGTCAAGTATGATAAAAAAGTGACGTTGAAGTAATTGTAACTAAGATCTAAGATCTTGAGTTTTTTCAAACTCCTGAAGCCATCATTTGCTGTAAAGATAATAgcaatatattattcatttattatatttataatttattctagatatttattgattcaaatcaatgaatccATCAACATACATATATAGACAGAAATTCTTTGACACATAATAAccatgttttataatttaactaaGAATGTCAGCAACCCTGACATCAATTTCTTGTATGGCCAATAAACTGAATCTGAATTATACTAAGATAATATAATCACCTTTTTGCTTAACTTTTacaaaagtaatttaatatgaGCTAACATACCTTTATTCTCATGACAACCTCCAAAGTTATTCTCAGATAAATCAAGACTTCTCAGCTCTTCAAAAGGATGAAACAAAGACAAATTTAGAGTTGGAAGTCTCCGAAGATCttgaatatatttgatttgcACAGTATAATTGAGGGATAGTTTGATGACACGTCCAATAGTGGCATTGCACTGAACTCGCTCCCATTCACAATAATTAGATGCTTTATCATCAACCcatgaaacaagaattttttctGTTTCATTATTACTGACTGATCTTATAAAAGATTTCAATTCTAATAGACCAATCCTCTCTTTCTCCAAGAAACCTTTGAATCCGTATGCTTGAACTAAAACTATTGCAACCATCAATAGCAACTTAATTAGCAACCTTtccatcatatttttcttttttaatctatCAATTCGTatgctttgatttttttctttttgttttgagcTATATatatagaactgaaattcaagtCTCTTTTAACTTTTCTAGTTTTAGTCATGACAATCTCAATCAACCAATAGAGTAGATTACACGATATTTGTTTACTTTGTTTGTCAACATGTTGATAGAATTATCAAGCTTCTAGATTCATAATATGTAATCaactcaataattataattttaaaaaatatgaaaaaaaattaatttaaaacactaattttatcataaaatccaATAACTTACCTATTATAACcttaatgaaacaataaatgttatattattaatatatttaatatagtttgatagtttaattaaaacatattggATTAGATTAGATGGTGcattttgttatttgttatttgatAGTCTAATGCATTTTGTTTCATTAAGAATAcatttggtttaaataatattttattactaaaaatgaaaaattattaaaaatttatattatctagaatatttttggatatattattattatatttgataaaaaaaatggataagtaaaataattattgtatttaatttaatgtaataaaaaaatattaatgtattatttaattaaatatctttgagtataattattctaaaatttttttatattattatattaattaaaaataagagtatttctatttcaaaaaatcaataaataagaatataattatcataaaattaaaattattttgataatcttttaattctaAGTTAAACGtggtttataattaaatttatcttttaaacaattttttatattttagaaattaaactTAGTAATAAGTATTATtgagaacaataaaactatatgtataatttttatgaataaacaatgacatatcaCCTAAtcataagatttatttttaatttttaattatctaatcacatagtaattatttatgtataatcacatcattatttatgtataaagtcacacacataatattactctagagagaatattttaaaattaattgagataTACAAACGGtaatagtaaatatatatatatatatatatatatatatatatatatatatatatatatatatatatatatatatatatatatatatatatatattaatttggccaaaaaaattattggcaCAAGATTTATGATTCAAgcaacttatttaaaatttagttttatacataaatttcaaatcttaatcaattaatagaccaacaattttttattctttaatttacGAAGTTGGCAGGTCAAAAGATGGACTTATAGACTACgcaatacttttttttctttaaattaaaattatgtaaagacaaaatcaacattttaataaaatttaatgtttttagcattaataaaattacaaagtgGAGTAAATAAAACGgctaataattttaccattctaCTAAGtgtcaaaatataaatttattatataagtgATACTAAATAAACCTTTTTTTGGATCTATATCACCTTGCATctctcattttatttaaaaagtaacatggaaatgatataacaaatcattattgatttaaataaattcgttacaaatatatatattgtagtTGACTCCGACACAAACAAATATATGCAcacttttatttatgttattaatttgcTAAAATATTggcataaattattaaatattaataattatttgaaattaaaacattaatatatCATAGGAGAAttcagataatattttaaattattaataattcaattacaaatcattttaaatcaattaatatttaaagtcaCAAGTCAATTACTATTTTGATCTTAACATTTTCCACCAATTGGTGGGCCAACAAATTTGCTATCACGAATTTGAAAGCTTGACTAAAGacttttatattttctcattaatgaaATTTCGTTACTCTTTCTCAATTTTCAAATGTGTTTTTATAGTCAaagtaatttattaattgaaaactcTTTCGTAATTGAAGggtttttaaatgttaaaatttcaacatatatgaagacaaattaaaaaaataaattttgtgaacctcgtgataatattattataggtCACTTATGAAGTCTTatcattcaaattatgaaaagtCTTGCGTGTGAATAAcgaaattattaataataagtgttttataaaaagacaaagaaaaatataattttctttttacgTCCCTGCTTAAATTATGAAAAGTTTATCAACTTCTAAATGTGAGTCTATAATCAAAGTCAATTATTAatggtcaaaggacttattcccacccaaagtttactatttttctaagttttcaccctttttcttttataaaccCATATACCCACCCATAAACTGTTAAAGTTGAccaaatctattagttttaaaaatgtatatcatttttctccctaaacactaaaaattaatttttttcctctaaaccaagttttaaaaggtaaaatttgcccctagggtttccattttTTTAGAGACTTTTTTTTTCAGTGACTAGCCAATTTCTCCAGTGATCTCCAAGtgatgtctcttcctctccagcATGTCCTCCTTCCAATGTTGTTTCTTCCTAGTGTTACGTGGCATCGATGTTAAAGAACGGAGATAAATCGTCTTTGTTCCCTGGCATTGAGGCCAAATAGTGTCAAAAGGAGGATACACTAAGATGAAGAGACATCACCAAGAGATTGTCAGAGAAGTCACCCCGCCACCAAAGAAAATGtctttgaaaaaatgaaaactttagagggaaaatgttactttttaaaatttgacctaggagaaattgtgaatttttagggtttatgagggaaaataaggtaaaattttagtttttctaatattactgattaaataatgatttcatccataaaactaacaaacttaACAACTGGCAAGTGGGTATATGGAActtgggaaaaaaataaactttgggtggaaataagtcttttggtctttaTTAATTGAAAGCCCTTTCATAATTAAAGGacttctaaaagttgaaatttcaacatatatcaagacaaattagaaaatgaaatttcatGAACCTTGTGGTAATATTATTATACGTCACTTATTAAGTCTTATcgttcaaattataaaaagtcTTGCGTGTTAATAACGAAACTATTAATAGTaagtattttataaaaagaaaaagaagaatataatCTTGTATTCAAGTTTTCccattcaaattatgaaaaaacaatataatttttatcaactttcaaATGTGAGTTTATAGTCAAAgtcatttattaattgaaaaccTTTTCGTAATTGAAGGGCttctaaatattgaaatttcagCATATATCAAgacaaattagaaaaagaaatttcatgAATCTCATGGTAATATTATTGTAAGTCACTCATTAAGTCTTATCGATCAAATTATGACAAATCTTCCGTGTAAATAACAAAACTGTCAATAAtaagtattttataaaaaaaaaacaaagaagaatatCATCTTGTTTTCAAATCTCTTCtttcaaattatgaaaatgttaatAGTTGAGTCTTGCATCTAAATAATGAAGTGTTTGATAGTCaagttttttattgaaaaacccaaaagaagatgaaatctctttttttcttatgtAACTTTTCAAGTCTCCCCATTCAAATTACGAAAATGCTAACAATAGAATCTTGTGTCTAAACAATGAAAGTGTGTGATAGTCTAAGTCTTTTATTGAAAAACACATAAGAAAGATGAAATCTTAAGTTAGGATAGGAATAAATCCTTATAACTTTACTTGAATTGAAAATATCTTAACAATCTAAATTTCAATGTAATTTATCCtcattaatcatataaataaggAGTAGATTACACGATATTTGTTTACTTAGTTTGTCAACATGTTTATAGAATTATCAAGCTTCTAGATTCCTAATATATAATCaactcaataattataatttcaaaaaatataaaaaaaattaatttaaaacactaattttatcataaaatccaATAACTTACCTATTATAACcttaatgaaacaataaatgttatattattaatatattgcTTATGCTATATTTGTTAGTTTAGATAGAGTCTACAATGGTTTGATATAGTTTGatagtttaattaaaacatattggATCAGACTAGATGATGCTAGATTTGATAGTCTAACGCATTCTGTTTCATTAAGGATACGTTTGGTtcgaataatattttattactaaaaataaaaattatcacaaatatatattatctaaaatattttggatatattattactatatttgataaaaattgataagtgaaataattattgtatttaatttaatgtaataaaaaatactaatatattattcaattaaatatccTTGAGtgtaattattctaaaaaattttcaaattgttatattaattaaaaataagagtatttttattttaaaaaattaataaataagaatataattataataaaattaaaattactttgataatcttttaatatctaaattaaacCCCGTTTATGACTAAATGTatcttttaaacaattttttatattttggaaaTTAAACTTAGTATTGTGTATTATtgagaacaataaaactatatatataatttttgtgaacaaacaataacatatcaCCTTATAATTACATGGtacatcattatttaaaaataaacgcataacattgttaatttttaactatccaatcatatgataacacatcattatttatgtacaaagtcatacgcataacattgctctagtgaaaatatttcaaaattaattgagatacacaaataataatagtcaatatatatataaatatatatatatatatatatatatatatatatatatatattaatttggccaaaaaatattattggcaCAAGGTTTATCATTCAAATACAACTCAtttagaattaagttttatatataaatatcaaattttaatcaattaatggactaacaattttttattgtttaattcacAAATTTAACAAGTCAAAAGATGGACTTATAGACTACgcaatactttttttttaatttaaattatataaaaaacaaaattgacattttaatcaaatttaatgtttttggcattaataaaattacaaagtgGAGTAAATAAAATggctaataattttactattttactaatgtgtcaaaatatattattaatatttaaaatttgttatataagTGATACTGAAtaaccttttttaaaatttgcatcactaatttttattgaaaaagtaacatgaaaatgatataacaagtaattattgatttaaatgaattcattacaaatatatttactGTAGTTGACTCACACACAAACAAATACATATACacttttatttactttattaatttgctAAAATATTggcataaattattaaatattaataattgtttgaaattaaaacataaacataTCATAAGAGGATTCTGAcaatcttttaaattattaaaaactcaattacaataattttaaatcaattaatatttaaagcCATAGGTCAATCACTATTTTGACCTTAACATTTTCCACCAATTGATGGGCCAACAAATTCGCTATCACAAATTTAAAAGCTTGACTAAAGACTTTCACATCTTCTCATTAATGAAATTTCCTTACTCTTTCTCATTTTTCAAATGTGAGtttataatcaaaatcatttattaacTGAAAACTCTTTCGTAATTAAAGGATTtctaaatgttaaaat contains:
- the LOC123219931 gene encoding receptor-like protein 14, which translates into the protein MMERLLIKLLLMVAIVLVQAYGFKGFLEKERIGLLELKSFIRSVSNNETEKILVSWVDDKASNYCEWERVQCNATIGRVIKLSLNYTVQIKYIQDLRRLPTLNLSLFHPFEELRSLDLSENNFGGCHENKANDGFRSLKKLKILDLSYNYFNVTFLSYLTTITSLTTLNLESNNLGEGLKWVKQGIQYSIN